A genomic window from Vigna radiata var. radiata cultivar VC1973A chromosome 2, Vradiata_ver6, whole genome shotgun sequence includes:
- the LOC106780365 gene encoding uncharacterized protein LOC106780365 → MNDLRGISDNEWVSDHLDSGLDSEDEGDIPRTMFPTFSMPKILEEYKWEVGTYFTDKNEFKEAIRTYALSNGRNLKFLKNDXKRXSVKCXGGNGKCKWYAYCAFSSXSKSWXLRKVIDDHTCSRDFNVKCITSKWLSKRMEKAVRENPNMKVMDIRDKVSRKWNVGISRNMAFRARAMAKDNVDGSFKEQYRRIYDYGHELLRSNPGSTVKIKAENINGECIFKRIYVCLKACKDSFSSCRPIIGLDGCFLKGKYGGELLTTVGRDVNEQILPIAYAVVEVENKDSWTWFLDLLIGDLGGEAICGACTFISDQQKGLLSAFAELLPKVEQRFCVRHLYSNFRKQFPGKDLKRLMWTAATATYPQLWEAEMLKIKEINLEAYKYLIGIAPRYWSRSRFTSRSQCDTLVNNMCEGFNSVLLHTRTKPIITMLEEIRVYIMKRWAKNRTKIALYQGSVCPKVLNRFLKQSWLTRYWLPRWSSDQLFEIIHISQFGEQYVVNLDKQECSCRKWLLTGIPCTHAITAMKFLNVNAEDYIGTWYRKSTYEETYNSIVYPINGQVLWEKTPYPDVLPPKKKPMPGRPKKKRRLKSWELKKNDTELRKGESKKSCAICKKLGHNKRCCPQRPTTTNIPADQPPAAEATEQATQQPTEQLTDQTPQVTVPPPEQPTGQTTHVPAAAE, encoded by the exons ATGAATGATTTACGTGGTATATCTGACAATGAGTGGGTGTCAGATCACTTGGACAGTGGTCTAGACAGTGAGGATGAAGGTGACATTCCTAGAACTATGTTCCCCACATTTAGCATGCCTAAAATTCTAGAAGAATATAAGTGGGAGGTTGGGACTTATTTTACTGATAAAAACGAATTCAAAGAGGCCATTAGGACATATGCACTAAGTAATGGtcgaaatttaaaattcttaaagaaTGACAANAAGAGGNTTAGTGTNAAATGTTNTGGGGGCAATGGTAAATGCAAATGGTATGCTTATTGTGCCTTTAGTTCTNGTTCCAAGTCATGGNAGCTAAGAAAAGTGATTGATGATCACACTTGTAGCAGAGATTTTAATGTGAAGTGTATCACTTCTAAGTGGTTGAGCAAAAGGATGGAAAAAGCTGTTAGAGAGAACCCTAACATGAAAGTCATGGATATTAGGGATAAAGTGAGTAGGAAATGGAATGTTGGAATCTCTAGAAATATGGCTTTTAGGGCAAGAGCCATGGCAAAAGATAATGTTGATGGTTCATTCAAGGAACAATATAGAAGAATCTATGATTATGGTCATGAGCTTCTCAGGTCAAATCCAGGTTCAACAGTGAAAATAAAGGCTGAAAATATTAATGGGGAGTGTATCTTCAAGAGAATTTATGTATGCTTGAAAGCATGCAAAGATAGTTTCAGTAGTTGTAGACCCATCATTGGGTTGGATGGATGCTTTCTCAAAGGCAAGTATGGAGGGGAATTACTAACAACAGTGGGAAGAGATGTAAATGAACAAATTCTGCCCATTGCATATGCTGTTGTTGAGGTAGAAAACAAGGACTCCTGGACTTGGTTCTTGGACCTTCTGATTGGGGATCTTGGTGGGGAAGCTATATGTGGAGCATGTACATTTatttcagaccaacaaaag GGTCTGCTATCAGCCTTTGCTGAACTTCTACCTAAGGTAGAACAACGCTTTTGTGTTAGACATTTGTACTCAAATTTTAGAAAGCAATTTCCTGGAAAAGACCTCAAAAGGTTGATGTGGACAGCAGCAACAGCCACATATCCACAACTATGGGAGGCTGAAATGTTGAAAATTAAAGAGATCAATTTAGAAGCGTATAAGTATTTGATTGGAATTGCACCAAG ATATTGGTCACGATCTAGATTCACTTCTAGATCACAATGTGACACTCTTGTCAACAACATGTGTGAGGGATTCAACAGTGTGCTACTTCACACTAGGACTAAACCAATTATCACCATGTTGGAAGAGATTAGGGTTTACATCATGAAGAGGTGGGCTAAGAACAGGACAAAGATTGCACTATATCAAGGTAGTGTGTGCCCTAAGGTTCTCAACAGATTTTTAAAACAGTCATGGTTAACCAGGTATTGGTTACCAAG ATGGTCATCAGATCAGttatttgaaatcatccatATTTCACAATTTGGGGAGCAATATGTTGTCAATCTTGACAAGCAAGAATGTAGTTGTAGAAAATGGTTACTGACCGGTATTCCTTGCACTCACGCCATCACTgcaatgaagttcttgaatgtAAATGCAGAAGACTATATTGGTACTTGGTATAGGAAGTCAACGTATGAAGAGACTTACAACTCCATCGTTTACCCTATCAATGGTCAAGTTCTTTGGGAGAAAACTCCATATCCAGATGTGTTACCCCCAAAGAAGAAGCCAATGCCTGGCAGGCCCAAGAAAAAACGAAGGCTAAAGAGttgggagttgaagaagaatgatACTGAACTAAGAAAGGGTGAGAGCAAAAAATCATGTGCTATTTGCAAAAAACTTGGACACAACAAAAGATGTTGTCCACAACGACCAACTACAACAAATATTCCAGCTGACCAACCTCCTGCTGCAGAAGCTACTGAGCAAGCTACTCAGCAACCTACTGAGCAACTTACTGATCAAACACCACAAGTGACAGTACCTCCTCCTGAGCAACCTACTGGTCAAACAACACACGTGCCTGCTGCTGCTGAATGA
- the LOC106780372 gene encoding mannan endo-1,4-beta-mannosidase 2, whose amino-acid sequence MSTFTYTVKNLIVVSSQQSFIRNSLISNIDFTSVHIYPDLWFHEQVFEDYMKFVSKWMLSHIEDGDKVLNKPVVFSEFGLSDINFTMSERKTMYKTILDISYKSAKKNRSGGGCMVWQFLVGGMQEFSDDFGIIPWEKTSIPSLFIEQSCRLAKVKEWPHKDKSFKQFRKKCGNKIP is encoded by the exons ATGTCAACCTTCACTTACACAGTGAAGAACCTTATAGTCGTTTCATCACAACAGAGTTTTATACGGAACTCCTTGATCTCAAACATTGATTTCACATCTGTTCATATCTATCCTGATCTCTG GTTTCATGAGCAGGTATTTGAAGACTACATGAAATTTGTGTCAAAGTGGATGCTTTCTCACATTGAAGATGGTGATAAGGTACTGAACAAGCCGGTTGTGTTCTCTGAATTTGGATTGTCAGACATAAATTTTACAATGTCGGAGAGAAAAACAATGTACAAAACAATTTTAGACATATCGTACAAATCTGCTAAGAAAAACAGGTCTGGAGGTGGATGTATGGTTTGGCAATTCTTGGTTGGAGGAATGCAGGAGTTTAGTGATGATTTTGGAATCATTCCTTGGGAAAAGACATCAATTCCTTCACTGTTCATTGAACAATCATGCAGATTGGCGAAGGTGAAGGAGTGGCCGCATAAGGACAAAAGTTTCaaacaatttagaaaaaagTGTGGAAATAAAATCCCTTGA
- the LOC106754946 gene encoding probable protein phosphatase 2C 58 — MTGRDILNMMKVKAGFGTSTPETGKGKGKLSKHITHGFHLMKGKSAHPMEDYLVSEFKQEKDRELGLFAIFDGHLGHDVASYLQNHLFHNILKQHDFWNETEHAVKRAYIETDEKILEQALELGRGGSTAVTAILIDGQKLVVGNVGDSRAVICEHGKARQLSVDHEPSKEKKSIERRGGFVSNIPGDVPRVDGQLAVARAFGDRSLKMHLSSEPDVFIEEVLHHTEFLILASDGIWKVMSNQEAVDSIRHIKDAQAAAKHLIEEAVSKKSKDDISCIVVRFQ; from the exons ATGACAGGAAGAGATATCCTCAATATGATGAAG GTGAAAGCAGGGTTTGGAACATCAACACCAGAGACagggaaaggaaaaggaaaactaTCAAAACATATTACACATGGCTTTCACTTGATGAAGGGAAAATCTGCACATCCCATGGAAGATTATTTAGTTTCAGAATTCAAGCAAGAAAAGGACAGAGAATTAGGCTTGTTTGCAATATTTGATGGCCACTTAGGCCATGATGTTGCAAGCTATTTGCAGAACCATCTTTTTCATAACATCTTGAAACAG CATGACTTTTGGAATGAGACAGAACACGCAGTGAAGAGGGCTTATATTGAAACTGATGAGAAAATATTGGAACAAGCACTTGAGTTGGGGCGAGGAGGGTCAACGGCTGTAACTGCAATACTGATAGATGGTCAGAAGCTTGTAGTAGGAAATGTTGGTGACTCAAGAGCTGTTATTTGTGAGCATGGAAAGGCTAGGCAACTATCTGTAGATCATGAACCAAGCAAGGAAAAGAAATCCATTGAGAGACGTGGGGGCTTTGTATCAAACATTCCAG GAGATGTCCCTCGAGTAGATGGACAGTTAGCAGTAGCAAGAGCTTTTGGTGATAGGAGCTTGAAGATGCATCTTAGTTCAGAACCTGATGTGTTTATAGAGGAAGTACTTCATCATACAGAGTTTCTTATTCTGGCCAGTGATGGAATATGGAAG GTAATGTCAAACCAAGAAGCAGTAGATTCGATTAGGCACATAAAGGATGCTCAAGCTGCAGCAAAGCACTTGATAGAAGAGGCAGTTTCCAAGAAAAGTAAAGATGACATATCTTGCATAGTTGTGAGGTTCCAATGA
- the LOC106780378 gene encoding uncharacterized protein LOC106780378, giving the protein MRLHHSHLYTLLLQISCAALPLQSHNLSDHPSLPSNGLHAFARKIPTLKSLTCSHMVCLRNADLLLIVDCFPFLEHLDLSFLENNDNSTDPVSDFRIKAFSLVHPKLCSINLFGNYFISDTSILSLCKNYELLEEIVIFDVASAIRERPCLHSFCVSNFGYGTKKGDILRPFVTFDFISLLVGLKGSTCLDFSYSSISNELLCCVAEEGIPLKKLVLQCNYTYVGVLCLLSSCQSITHQKHVTLCVL; this is encoded by the coding sequence ATGCGCCTCCACCACTCTCATCTCTACACGCTCCTCCTCCAGATCTCATGCGCCGCCTTACCGCTCCAGTCCCATAACCTCTCCGACCACCCCTCCCTCCCCTCAAATGGGTTGCACGCGTTTGCTAGAAAGATCCCAACTTTGAAATCCCTCACCTGCTCCCACATGGTTTGTCTCCGAAACGCCGATCTTCTTCTAATTGTTGATTGTTTCCCTTTCCTCGAACATCTCGACCTTAGTTTCCTCGAAAATAACGACAACTCAACCGACCCAGTTTCTGATTTCCGCATAAAGGCTTTCTCTTTGGTCCACCCCAAGCTCTGTAGCATTAACCTCTTCGGTAATTACTTCATCAGCGACACTTCCATTCTCAGTCTCTGCAAGAACTACGAGCTTCTTGAGGAAATTGTAATCTTCGACGTCGCTTCTGCGATTCGTGAAAGACCGTGTTTGCATTCTTTCTGCGTTAGCAATTTCGGGTATGGAACAAAGAAGGGTGACATTCTCAGACCCTTTGTGACTTTTGATTTCATCAGTCTGTTGGTGGGTTTGAAGGGCTCGACTTGTCTCGATTTTTCGTATTCTTCTATCTCTAATGAGTTGCTATGTTGTGTTGCGGAGGAAGGGATTCCTTTGAAGAAGCTTGTTTTACAATGTAACTACACTTACGTTGGAGTGTTGTGCTTGTTGTCCTCATGTCAGTCAATTACTCATCAGAAACATGTTACTCTGTGTGTTCTCTGA